A genome region from Neptunomonas japonica JAMM 1380 includes the following:
- a CDS encoding MFS transporter has translation MLALLRVKGFLAFIGVAFINAFVDLGHKIIVQNTLFKSYEGPEQIILTAIVNSLILLPFILLLSPAGFISDRFSKPIVMRWSARVAVMLTLIITLSYYQGWFGLAFTMTLFLALQSALYSPAKYGFIRELVGTDNLSKGNAWIQSATMVAILSGIVVFSLLFEILLTDLYVTSEDPAIILQHIAPLGWALVLATVMEAGLAQRLPVTPYEKSSLAFDWLAYRRAALLKRNMNAIIEHKLIFKSVLGLSIFWTISQVMLAVFPSFAEEALSEQNTFVIQGAMALAGVGIMFGSLLVGRWSKHSINQGLIPLGAVGVMLGVFSLPLVSSLQWASVVFLLIGISGALMTIPLNALVQFHAPVDNMGKVLAGSNFIQNISMLCGLVLTVMFSLLKLDETWLLYAIGVLAMVGAFHTISMKRNTV, from the coding sequence GTGCTAGCACTTTTAAGAGTTAAAGGCTTTTTAGCATTTATAGGTGTCGCATTTATCAATGCTTTTGTTGACCTTGGCCATAAGATTATTGTTCAGAACACCTTGTTTAAGTCTTATGAAGGACCTGAGCAGATTATCTTAACGGCGATTGTTAATAGTTTGATTTTATTGCCATTTATTCTATTGCTTTCTCCGGCAGGGTTCATTAGTGATCGATTTTCAAAGCCGATAGTCATGCGTTGGTCTGCGCGGGTAGCGGTAATGCTCACGCTCATTATTACGTTAAGTTATTATCAGGGGTGGTTTGGATTAGCGTTTACTATGACGTTATTTTTAGCCTTGCAGAGTGCGCTATATTCTCCGGCTAAATATGGTTTTATTCGAGAGTTAGTCGGAACAGACAATCTCTCCAAAGGCAATGCATGGATACAATCAGCAACCATGGTGGCTATATTGTCAGGTATTGTGGTTTTTTCATTACTTTTTGAAATATTATTGACTGACTTATATGTAACCAGCGAAGATCCTGCCATTATTCTTCAGCATATAGCGCCATTAGGCTGGGCTTTAGTGTTGGCAACAGTAATGGAGGCTGGATTAGCGCAACGCTTACCCGTTACACCTTACGAGAAGTCTTCGCTTGCGTTTGATTGGTTAGCTTATCGGCGAGCTGCTTTATTGAAGCGCAACATGAACGCCATTATTGAGCATAAGTTGATTTTTAAGTCTGTTCTTGGCCTATCGATTTTTTGGACAATCAGTCAAGTGATGCTTGCTGTATTTCCCTCTTTTGCAGAAGAGGCGCTATCAGAGCAGAATACTTTTGTTATTCAAGGAGCGATGGCGTTAGCGGGTGTCGGTATAATGTTTGGTTCATTGCTAGTGGGACGCTGGTCAAAACATAGTATTAACCAAGGGCTGATTCCTTTAGGTGCTGTTGGTGTGATGCTTGGGGTGTTTAGTTTACCTTTGGTGAGTTCATTACAATGGGCTAGCGTTGTTTTTTTGTTGATCGGCATTAGCGGCGCTTTAATGACGATACCTTTAAATGCTTTGGTCCAGTTTCATGCACCCGTTGATAATATGGGTAAGGTACTAGCAGGAAGCAACTTCATTCAAAATATTTCCATGCTGTGTGGTTTAGTACTGACCGTCATGTTCTCATTATTAAAACTGGATGAAACGTGGTTGTTATATGCTATTGGCGTGCTCGCTATGGTCGGTGCTTTTCATACAATATCGATGAAGCGTAATACTGTTTAG
- a CDS encoding efflux RND transporter permease subunit, which translates to MVLSDISIKRPVLAMVMSLMLLLVGVISYDKLTVREYPKIDVPVITVETNYSGASASIIETQVTQIIEDSLSGIEGIDFMTSISRSQKSQITINFKLDRDPDAAASDVRDRVGRVRGALPDDIDEPIVAKSEADAQPIIWLAFSSDRHTPMEVSSFADKRVKDPLQTVPGVASILIAGERRYSMRVWLDPDRLTSYSMTPVDVESALRAQNLEVPAGRIESAEREFSVLTNSDLNTVEQFEQVIVRNDANYPIRIQDVATVEIAPESERIIGRYNSKNAVAMGIVKQSTANPLDVSNGIKAEMERIKQILPEGMQVNVAYDSSIFIQASIDSVFTTLIEAGILVVIVIFFFLRNLRATLIPVVTIPLSLVGAFAVMYVLDYSINTLTLLAMVLAIGLVVDDAIVMLENIFRHVENGMSPVKAAFVGSREVGFAVIATTLTLVAVYVPVALTPGRTGKLFTEFALTLAGAVLISGFIALTLSPMMGSKMLKHEKKHSFIFNFIERLLNNITNGYQALLNKLLRNGFLAAIIMVASASGAWYYYDLLPKELAPVEDRGTIMSFSINPDGASVDYVNRYSKGVEGIISTVPEHNRYFTVVGFPSETNSLAFLGLKPWDERERKQQDIAAELTPKLFGGVTGNMSFAMNLPSLGQSIISRPVEFIIKSNGTYDELKAITDKVLAKVYQSPMFVQPDTDLKLNKPELHIDIDRNKASEVGVPIERIGRTLESYIAGRDVTRFKKEGDQYDVIVQVQKQQRDNPADLSNLYVRSDRGDMIQMSNLTSVTETVAPRELNHFDKVKAVKLQAMLAPGFSIGEALEFLEKTLQEVAPEASQDFGGQSREFKDSSNSLQMTFVLALTFIFLVMAAQFESFRNPFIILLSVPPAIFGALFALYYTGGSMSIYSQIGLITLIGLIAKHGILIVEFANQLQEQGHNVREAIMEAATLRLRPILMTTGATVLGALPLAWAVGAGAESRQQIGWVIVGGMLFGTLMTLFVIPTVYSFLGKRAPNTTEQAYAETIQ; encoded by the coding sequence ATGGTTTTATCCGATATCAGTATAAAACGCCCGGTACTCGCAATGGTCATGAGCCTGATGCTGCTTTTAGTCGGCGTCATTTCTTATGACAAGCTTACCGTTCGTGAATACCCAAAAATTGATGTGCCTGTCATTACCGTAGAAACGAACTACTCCGGTGCCAGCGCCTCTATTATTGAAACTCAGGTCACACAAATTATTGAAGACTCTCTCTCAGGTATTGAGGGGATCGATTTTATGACGTCGATCAGCCGCTCACAAAAGAGCCAGATCACGATCAACTTTAAACTTGATCGTGATCCGGATGCCGCAGCCAGCGATGTACGCGACCGTGTCGGCCGAGTCCGTGGTGCACTACCTGATGATATAGACGAGCCCATCGTTGCTAAATCTGAAGCAGATGCACAGCCCATTATCTGGCTGGCATTTTCATCTGATCGTCACACACCAATGGAAGTATCCTCTTTCGCTGATAAGCGCGTCAAAGACCCCTTGCAAACTGTACCTGGTGTTGCCAGCATCCTTATTGCCGGTGAGCGTCGCTACTCTATGCGTGTTTGGCTGGATCCTGATCGCTTGACCTCTTATAGCATGACTCCGGTTGATGTTGAGTCAGCATTGCGAGCACAAAACCTTGAAGTACCCGCAGGTAGAATAGAAAGCGCTGAACGTGAGTTTAGCGTCCTAACTAACAGCGACTTAAATACGGTTGAGCAGTTCGAACAGGTTATCGTTCGCAATGATGCCAACTACCCCATTCGTATTCAAGATGTTGCGACTGTAGAAATCGCACCTGAATCAGAGCGTATTATCGGCCGTTACAATAGTAAAAATGCTGTTGCGATGGGTATCGTTAAGCAATCCACAGCCAATCCTTTAGATGTATCCAATGGCATTAAAGCTGAGATGGAGCGCATTAAGCAGATCTTGCCTGAAGGCATGCAAGTTAATGTCGCTTATGACTCATCTATCTTTATCCAAGCATCAATTGACTCCGTATTTACCACACTGATTGAAGCCGGCATTCTCGTTGTTATCGTTATATTTTTCTTCTTACGTAACTTACGCGCCACCTTAATTCCCGTAGTTACTATTCCACTCTCGTTAGTGGGTGCGTTTGCTGTCATGTATGTATTGGATTACTCCATCAATACACTTACATTACTAGCGATGGTGTTAGCTATAGGGCTAGTAGTGGATGATGCCATCGTCATGCTTGAGAACATTTTTCGGCATGTCGAAAATGGAATGTCGCCTGTTAAAGCGGCATTTGTGGGAAGCCGTGAAGTCGGGTTTGCCGTTATTGCTACTACATTAACATTGGTTGCTGTCTATGTACCCGTAGCACTCACCCCAGGAAGAACTGGAAAGCTATTTACTGAGTTTGCTTTAACCTTGGCCGGCGCCGTGCTCATATCCGGATTCATTGCTTTGACGCTTTCGCCCATGATGGGTTCAAAAATGCTTAAACATGAGAAAAAGCACTCATTCATCTTTAATTTTATTGAGCGGTTGCTCAACAACATTACTAATGGCTATCAAGCACTGCTTAACAAGTTATTACGTAACGGCTTTTTAGCCGCCATCATCATGGTAGCCAGCGCTTCAGGTGCTTGGTATTACTATGATTTATTACCCAAGGAACTCGCACCAGTAGAAGATCGCGGTACTATCATGTCATTTTCAATCAACCCTGATGGTGCATCTGTTGATTATGTAAACCGGTACTCCAAAGGTGTTGAAGGTATTATATCGACGGTACCAGAACACAACCGCTACTTCACCGTGGTTGGCTTTCCATCTGAAACTAACTCTCTTGCATTCCTTGGCTTAAAACCATGGGATGAACGCGAAAGGAAACAGCAAGATATCGCTGCAGAGCTTACCCCTAAACTGTTCGGTGGCGTTACCGGTAATATGTCATTTGCGATGAACTTACCCTCATTAGGACAGAGCATTATCTCTCGCCCTGTTGAGTTCATTATCAAATCCAATGGCACTTACGACGAATTGAAAGCCATCACAGACAAAGTGCTCGCCAAAGTTTATCAAAGCCCAATGTTTGTTCAGCCAGATACCGACCTGAAGCTTAACAAACCAGAGCTTCATATTGATATCGACCGTAATAAAGCGTCCGAAGTCGGGGTTCCAATTGAGCGTATAGGTCGCACGTTAGAAAGCTATATAGCGGGCCGTGATGTTACTCGCTTCAAAAAAGAAGGTGATCAGTACGATGTCATTGTGCAGGTTCAAAAACAGCAACGTGATAACCCTGCTGATTTATCAAACCTGTATGTACGCAGTGATCGAGGAGACATGATTCAGATGTCTAACCTGACAAGTGTCACTGAAACAGTAGCACCTCGGGAACTAAACCACTTTGATAAGGTGAAAGCCGTTAAACTACAAGCCATGCTAGCACCAGGCTTTAGTATTGGCGAAGCACTCGAATTCTTGGAAAAAACCTTACAGGAAGTAGCACCTGAAGCATCACAAGACTTTGGTGGACAATCACGAGAATTTAAAGATTCTAGTAATAGCCTACAGATGACTTTTGTATTAGCTCTTACTTTTATTTTCTTAGTGATGGCCGCTCAATTTGAAAGCTTTAGGAACCCATTCATTATTTTACTTTCAGTTCCACCCGCCATATTCGGCGCCCTCTTTGCTTTGTACTACACTGGAGGAAGCATGAGTATTTATAGCCAAATTGGTCTCATTACGTTGATTGGTTTGATCGCTAAACATGGTATTCTGATTGTTGAGTTTGCGAACCAACTTCAGGAACAAGGACACAATGTACGCGAAGCCATAATGGAAGCCGCCACATTGCGTTTACGCCCTATATTAATGACGACCGGCGCTACCGTTTTAGGTGCATTACCGTTAGCATGGGCCGTTGGTGCTGGTGCCGAATCTCGGCAACAGATCGGCTGGGTTATTGTCGGAGGAATGCTATTTGGCACCTTGATGACATTATTTGTTATCCCAACAGTTTATAGCTTCCTAGGGAAACGCGCCCCAAATACAACTGAACAAGCATACGCAGAAACGATACAGTAA
- a CDS encoding TolC family outer membrane protein, with the protein MKFVSYAIRAAMFASLCSSATLANAAALEDIYLKALSNDAQLKVAEATFRANKEALPQARAGLLPNINATANTSYTDSDLASFNNHGYTVSLVQPVFSASRWFTYQQGKTLDEQAQLRFDLAQQNLILQSVETYLNVLRAKSNLETAESQERAIKRRLDQVNAQFEVGLIAITDVHEAQASYDNARVNLIEAEGALDNSYEAIERLTGETITRTDLLSEEYPIQELAPAAPEEWLTKALSSNISLRVVKADIDVSRKSAQIAKAGHYPTLDLNATYDRDKGTANSNNWNDGHVVGLTFSVPLYQGGATSSRSRQAYAQLDAATQTFDDTARGVKQSTRSLLRNIKTNVQSVYARQQSIISSQAALDATSEGFSVGTRNVVDVLAAEQALYTAKRDYATARFDYVLNLFTFKQQVGTLNPEDLSGLDNWLIIEG; encoded by the coding sequence ATGAAATTTGTCTCATATGCCATTCGTGCAGCCATGTTTGCCAGCCTTTGCAGCTCAGCAACACTAGCAAATGCCGCTGCTCTAGAAGATATCTACTTAAAAGCACTGAGTAACGATGCTCAGTTAAAAGTTGCAGAAGCTACGTTTCGTGCGAATAAAGAAGCGCTTCCGCAAGCCCGTGCCGGATTGCTACCTAACATTAACGCAACAGCGAACACTAGCTATACGGATTCTGACCTAGCCTCTTTTAACAACCATGGTTACACCGTCAGCTTGGTTCAACCTGTTTTTTCTGCATCACGATGGTTTACTTACCAGCAAGGAAAAACACTGGATGAGCAGGCTCAATTACGTTTCGATCTAGCGCAACAAAACTTGATCCTTCAGTCCGTAGAAACATACCTAAATGTGCTGCGCGCCAAAAGCAACCTAGAAACTGCTGAATCCCAAGAGCGCGCCATTAAGCGTCGTCTTGATCAGGTCAACGCACAATTTGAAGTCGGGTTAATTGCCATTACTGACGTACACGAAGCTCAGGCATCTTATGATAATGCTCGTGTTAATCTGATCGAAGCTGAAGGCGCACTGGATAATAGCTACGAAGCGATAGAACGTCTGACAGGTGAAACCATCACTAGAACAGACCTGCTGAGCGAAGAATACCCTATCCAGGAGTTAGCGCCTGCTGCTCCAGAAGAGTGGCTGACAAAGGCACTTTCTAGCAATATATCGCTGAGAGTAGTCAAAGCTGATATTGATGTAAGTCGCAAGAGTGCACAAATAGCCAAAGCTGGCCATTACCCAACGCTGGATCTTAATGCCACCTACGATCGAGATAAAGGTACTGCCAACAGCAATAACTGGAATGACGGCCACGTTGTTGGTTTAACATTTAGCGTACCTCTTTACCAAGGTGGTGCAACAAGCTCACGTTCGCGCCAAGCTTACGCTCAATTGGATGCGGCCACCCAAACCTTTGACGATACAGCTCGTGGTGTTAAACAGTCGACACGCAGTCTGCTCCGTAACATTAAAACCAATGTACAGAGTGTTTACGCGCGCCAACAAAGCATCATTTCTAGCCAAGCAGCACTTGATGCTACTAGTGAAGGGTTTTCAGTTGGTACGCGTAACGTTGTTGATGTGTTAGCAGCAGAACAAGCACTCTATACAGCCAAACGAGACTATGCGACCGCACGGTTTGACTATGTTTTAAACCTATTCACCTTTAAGCAACAGGTAGGTACTCTCAACCCTGAAGATCTATCTGGCTTAGATAACTGGCTTATCATTGAAGGTTAA
- the apbC gene encoding iron-sulfur cluster carrier protein ApbC, whose product MQAPAKASGLPGVKYVIAIASGKGGVGKSTTTANLALALMAEGQNVGVLDADIYGPSQGMMLGIPSGTRPQPIGENAMKPVSIHGLQAMSISLLIDENTPMVWRGPMASGALQQLITQTQWENLDYLLIDMPPGTGDIQLTLSQKIAVDGAVVVTTPQDIALLDAKKGIEMFNKVNIPVLGVVENMSTHICSACGHEEHVFGAGGGQRIARDYDTELLGSLPLTMEICQQADSGTPTVAAEPESAVSLIYRDVAKKLMAKVQSQADGVSKIPQINIVED is encoded by the coding sequence ATGCAAGCACCCGCAAAAGCTTCTGGTTTGCCAGGGGTTAAATACGTTATAGCTATAGCGTCCGGAAAAGGTGGCGTAGGCAAGTCAACAACGACTGCAAACCTAGCTTTAGCCTTGATGGCAGAAGGTCAAAATGTTGGTGTTTTGGATGCTGATATTTATGGTCCAAGCCAAGGGATGATGCTCGGCATACCTTCAGGGACTCGGCCCCAGCCAATAGGCGAAAACGCCATGAAGCCAGTCTCTATTCATGGGTTGCAGGCGATGTCGATTAGCTTGTTGATCGATGAGAATACACCGATGGTGTGGCGTGGACCAATGGCCAGTGGTGCTTTGCAGCAGTTAATAACGCAAACGCAGTGGGAAAATCTTGATTATCTCTTGATAGACATGCCACCAGGCACGGGCGATATTCAGTTAACTCTTTCGCAAAAAATTGCTGTAGATGGAGCTGTTGTTGTTACAACGCCTCAGGATATTGCTTTGCTGGATGCGAAAAAGGGCATTGAAATGTTCAATAAAGTGAATATTCCTGTATTGGGTGTTGTTGAAAACATGAGTACACATATTTGTAGTGCGTGTGGGCATGAAGAGCATGTATTTGGTGCAGGAGGTGGGCAGCGGATAGCGCGTGACTACGATACTGAATTGCTAGGCTCGTTGCCATTAACCATGGAAATTTGTCAGCAGGCTGATTCAGGTACCCCTACTGTCGCAGCCGAGCCTGAAAGTGCTGTTTCTCTTATATATCGCGATGTTGCAAAAAAATTGATGGCAAAAGTACAGAGCCAAGCTGATGGTGTTTCTAAAATACCGCAGATCAATATTGTTGAAGATTAG
- the dcd gene encoding dCTP deaminase gives MGIKSDSWIRRMAQDHEMISPFESNQVRTTENGPIVSYGTSSYGYDVRCASEFKVFTNINSTIVDPKDFDAGSFVDVHSDICIIPPNSFALARTVEYFKIPRDVLTICLGKSTYARCGIIVNVTPLEPEWEGHVTLEFSNTTPLPAKIYAHEGVAQMLFLGADEVCETSYRDRSGKYQGQTGVVVPRT, from the coding sequence ATGGGCATTAAATCAGATAGCTGGATTCGTCGTATGGCGCAGGATCACGAGATGATCTCTCCGTTTGAGTCTAATCAGGTTCGCACGACTGAGAACGGACCTATTGTCTCCTATGGTACTTCAAGCTATGGGTATGATGTTCGTTGTGCAAGTGAGTTTAAAGTCTTTACTAATATCAACTCTACGATTGTTGATCCGAAAGACTTTGATGCTGGCAGCTTTGTTGATGTGCACTCGGATATTTGTATCATTCCGCCGAACTCTTTTGCGTTAGCACGTACTGTTGAGTATTTTAAGATTCCTCGTGATGTATTGACTATTTGTTTGGGTAAGAGCACCTATGCGCGTTGCGGTATCATTGTAAACGTAACACCACTGGAACCTGAATGGGAAGGTCACGTTACACTTGAATTCTCTAACACGACGCCGCTTCCTGCAAAAATTTATGCACATGAAGGCGTCGCTCAAATGTTATTTCTGGGTGCTGATGAAGTGTGTGAAACATCTTACCGTGATCGCAGTGGTAAATATCAGGGCCAGACTGGTGTCGTAGTGCCACGTACTTGA